One genomic segment of Tubulanus polymorphus chromosome 4, tnTubPoly1.2, whole genome shotgun sequence includes these proteins:
- the LOC141904097 gene encoding uncharacterized protein LOC141904097 isoform X4, whose protein sequence is MTEDKSTEVISAPAPTEIQSPVFNEALKPEADELTPAEEASPISMVTPAKLEALTEEKPTEVISAPEPKQIQSPVADEVIKPEAEEPSPEQVLSPISEVTPSVPEVLTEGKPTEVISAPEPKEIQSPVSDEVLESEAEEPSPEEVLSPLSEATPSVTAVLTEGKPTEVISAPEPKEIQSAVSKDVSKPEAGELTPGEEALPIIEVTSGEPEALTEKKPTEVISAPDPKEIQSPVSDEVLEPQAEELSPEQVPSPLSEVTPSEPEVLIKDKPTQGIAIPEPKEIESPVSEDISKTKDEEPSPEENMSQLSEVTPGEPEALTQDKLTEVISAPEPEEIQFLVSDEVLEPEAEELSPEQVPSPKSEVTPIEPEVLTEDKPTEVISAPEPEEIESPVSAEDVSKPEADKLTPAEGPSPLSEVTPSEPEDLSEDKPTEVISAPEPKQIQSSVSDELLEPEAEERSPEQVLSPLSQVTPSVPEALTEDKPTEVISAPAPKWIQSVVSEDVLKQLADELTPGEEASPITEVTPGEPEALTEEKPTEVISAPDPKEIQSPVSDEVLEPEAEEPSPEEDTFQLSEVTPGEHEALTEDKPTEVISAPEPKEIQSLVSEEVLEPEAEELSPEQVPSPISEVTPIKPEVLTEDKPTEVISAPEPEEIESPVSAEVVSKPEADELTPAKVLSPLTEVTPSEPEALTEDKPTEVISAPEPKEIQSPISEDISETEAHEPPPEEDMSQLSEVTPGEPEALTEDNRTEVISTPDPKEIQSPVSDEVLEPEAEEPSPEQVPSPLSEFTHSEPEVLIEDKQTQVIAIPEPKEIETPISEDVSKTEAEEPSPEEDTFQLSEVTPGEHDALTEDKPTEVISAPEPKEIPSLVSDEVLEPEAEEPSPEQVPSPLSEFTHSEPEEAKEPSPEEDTFQLSEVTPGEHEALTEDKPTEVISAPEPEEIESPVSAEDVSKPEADELTPAKVLSPLSEVTRSEPEALTEDKPTEVISAPEPKEIKSPISEDISETEAHEPSPEEDMSQLSEVTPGEPEALTEENRTEVISAPDPKEIQSPVSDVVLEPEAEEPSPEQVPSPLSVFTHSEPEVLIEDKQKQVIAIPEPKEIETPISEDVSKTEAEEPSPEEDTFQLSEVTPGEHDALTEDKPTEVISAPEPKEIQSLVSDEVLEPEAEEPSPEQVPSPLSEFTHSEPEEAKEPSPEEDTFQLSEVTPGEHDALTEDKPTEVISAPEPKDIQSLVSDEVLEPEAEEPSPEKVPSPISEVTPIEPEVLTEDKPTEFISAPEPEEIESPVSAEDVSKPEADELTPAEVPSPLSEVTPSKHEALTEDKPTEVISAPEPKQIQSPVADEVLEPGAEEPSPDEVLSPLSEGTPSVPEDLTEGKPAEVILAPEPKEIQSPVSDEVLKPEAEEPSPEQVPSPISEVTPSEPEVLIEDKPTQVIVIIPEPKVIESPISEEISETEAHGPSPEEDKSQLSEVTPGEPEALTEDKPTEVISAPEPTRIQSPMSNEVLEPEAEEPSPEEVLSPLSEGTPSIPEVLTEDKPTEVISAPEPKEIQSLLSDEILQSEVEEPSFEQVPSPISEVTPGEPKALTEDKPTEVISAPEPKEIQSAVSEDVSKPEADELTPGEEASPIIKVIPGEPEALTEEKPTDFLSAPDPKEIQSPISEDLSITEADALTPAEIPSPLSKVTPREPEALSEDEPTEVLSAPELKQIQSPFSDEVLEPEAEEPSPEHVSSPISEVTPSELEVLTEDKPIAVVSAPEPEEIESRVSAEDVSKQEADELTPAKVLSPLSEVTPSEPEALTEDEPSEVISAPEPKQIQSLVSDEELKPEADELTPGEEESPIIEITPGEPEPLTEDKPTEIISAPEPKEIQSPVSDKVLKPEVTPGEHDALTEDKPTEVISAPEPKDIQSLVSDEVLEPEAEEPSPEKVPSPISEVTPIEPEVLTEEKPTEVISAPEPEEIESPVSAEDVSKPEADVLTPAEVPFPLSEVTPSEHEVLTEYKPTEVISAPEPKQIQSPVADEVLEPGAEEPSPDEVISPLSEGTPSVPEDLTEGKPAEVILAPEPKEIQYPVSDEVLKPEAEEPSPEHVPSPISEVTPSEPEVLIEDKPTPGIAIPEPEEIESPVSEDISKTKAEEPSPEKNMSQISEVTPGEPEALTQDKLTEVISAPEPKKIQSLVSDEVLEPVAEELSPEQVPSPISEVTPIEPEVLTEDKPTEVISAPEPKEIQTPVSDEVLDPEAEEPSPEQVPSPLSEVTPSEAKVLTEDKPTQVISAPEPKKIESPVSAEDVSKQEVDELTPAEEASPISVVTPVEPGPLTEDKPTEVISAPEPKEIQSAVSEDVSKQEADELTPVKVLSPFSEVTPSEPKVIESPVSEDIPKTEVEEPSPQLSEVTLGEPEALTKDKPTEVIIAPEPKDYQSPVLDEVLESQAEDPSPEEVLSPLPEITPCKPEVLTEDKHAEVIIAPEPKEIQSPVSDEVLKHEAEEPSPEQVPSPISEVTPVEPEALTEKKPTEVILAPESKEIQSPVSDEVLIPEVEEPPPEQVISSLSEVTPSEPESFTDDKPTEVISPHQPKKIQSPVSEDVTKPPPDTKPTDRDKLIYDTDSLEIPAVDHTEEVIIAKNDTLKCVTTVELAVEVNDVQEQPKHVAGVNIMLVSTEPKDHDSTKSHFRSSFYRNVEEFDEIHICVPYPEHYATEISLIPFINVMSEIPQRHISELVLTQTDADAPSVDHSEETRSISRTSIDLSVTSSVSPSSEKSSPIDSIPLQPSDSVTVMKSELHAPRLTVEKVVLSSCTSESDSTETESLIEPLRITHNIDHSERFVQTSRSTIYVPEKKRQTLTTYSNLLYEISPDQLPQTERSEAGLKVALEQITVHPGLQKVIGAERGESDIIVAGSGVLRTSLPKESLAHIVQCIQTSPQEHIKSDHSTRIHSSAHPKPTVQRSAQYSGEAGIFFSHHERDMELTEAYYSWGRELVIQEGSTYNTRDIVTDTEYTDVVECERSENVIVSEPKTGLIQIDETIMAESELERRKSLAFLVDKYNKSGEYSVNGQKSSDSQLDVNIEASSISVGESQTFPDHESCDKENDSKPAKEKSQKKKKKHVEQVAGSSSPAMHDDTGFDQDTIGAEEPEMEPEGRISADTSEQIFIEQTIQAARVSVTSLADDDRPPSPSQLTLVVDDNEILTSTDSHSELSDVFGYQDPGDLYTIPEHGILVHKTDASALDVDLIEEKSIPSKQRISFSPTEMPIDVTLESGLDQIGAEESGDDDHSDHDRWERSQSYEREEDPSSEVTFEYLRARHFSTPDYTLGCPGYKKLQATHPFVQDEEAVAGETETTHVKMKKKVHKKTVVRDDGCEETYIHEDTHISSDNEGPDELRDSIQEIIGNFMDTKGDFRQGQQSNDNNKTQ, encoded by the exons ATGACTGAAGACAAATCAACAGAGGTTATATCAGCACCTGCGCCAACAGAGATTCAATCTCCTGTTTTCAATGAGGCATTAAAACCTGAGGCTGATGAGCTTACTCCAGCAGAGGAAGCATCTCCAATATCCATGGTCACCCCTGCTAAACTTGAAGCTTTGACCGAAGAAAAACCAACAGAGGTTATATCAGCACCTGAGCCAAAACAGATTCAATCTCCTGTCGCAGATGAGGTAATAAAACCTGAGGCAGAAGAGCCTTCACCTGAACAGGTACTATCTCCAATATCTGAGGTTACTCCTAGTGTACCTGAGGTTTTGACTGAAGGCAAACCAACAGAGGTCATATCAGCACCTGAGCCAAAAGAGATTCAATCTCCTGTGTCGGATGAGGTATTGGAATCAGAGGCTGAAGAGCCATCACCTGAAGAGGTATTATCTCCACTATCTGAGGCCACCCCCAGTGTAACTGCAGTTTTGACTGAAGGCAAACCAACAGAGGTCATATCAGCACCTGAGCCTAAAGAGATTCAATCTGCTGTCTCAAAGGATGTTTCAAAACCTGAGGCTGGTGAGCTTACCCCTGGGGAGGAAGCATTACCAATTATTGAGGTTACCTCTGGTGAACCTGAAGCTTTGACTGAAAagaaaccaacagaagtcatATCAGCACCTGATCCAAAGGAGATTCAATCTCCTGTGTCAGATGAGGTATTAGAACCTCAGGCTGAAGAGTTATCACCCGAACAGGTACCATCTCCACTCTCCGAGGTGACCCCTAGTGAACCCGAAGTTTTGATCAAAGACAAACCAACGCAGGGTATAGCAATACCTGAGCCAAAGGAGATTGAATCTCCTGTCTCAGAGGATATATCCAAAACTAAGGATGAAGAGCCTTCACCTGAAGAAAATATGTCTCAACTATCTGAGGTGACCCCTGGTGAACCTGAAGCTTTGACTCAAGATAAACTAACAGAGGTCATATCAGCACCTGAGCCAGAGGAGATTCAATTTCTTGTGTCGGATGAGGTATTGGAACCTGAGGCTGAAGAGCTATCGCCAGAACAGGTACCATCTCCAAAATCTGAGGTTACCCCTATTGAACCTGAAGTTTTGACTGAAGACAAACCAACAGAGGTCATATCAGCACCTGAGCCAGAGGAGATTGAATCCCCTGTCTCGGCAGAGGATGTTTCAAAGCCTGAGGCTGATAAGCTTACTCCTGCAGAGGGACCATCTCCATTATCTGAGGTTACCCCTAGTGAACCTGAAGATTTGAGTGAAGACAAACCAACTGAGGTTATATCAGCACCTGAGCCAAAACAGATTCAATCTTCTGTCTCAGATGAGTTATTGGAACCTGAGGCTGAAGAGCGATCACCTGAACAGGTATTATCTCCACTATCTCAGGTTACCCCTAGTGTACCTGAAGCCTTGACTGAAGACAAACCAACAGAGGTCATATCAGCACCTGCGCCaaaatggattcaatctgTTGTCTCAGAGGATGTTTTAAAACAGTTGGCTGATGAGCTTACTCCTGGGGAGGAAGCATCACCAATTACTGAGGTTACCCCTGGTGAACCTGAAGCTTTGACTGAAGAGAAACCAACAGAGGTCATATCAGCACCTGATCCAAAGGAGATTCAATCTCCTGTGTCAGATGAGGTATTAGAACCTGAGGCAGAAGAGCCTTCACCTGAAGAAGATACGTTTCAACTATCTGAGGTGACCCCTGGTGAACATGAAGCTTTgactgaagataaaccaactGAGGTCATATCAGCACCTGAGCCAAAAGAGATTCAATCTCTTGTGTCGGAAGAGGTATTGGAACCTGAGGCTGAAGAGCTATCACCAGAACAGGTACCATCTCCAATATCTGAGGTTACCCCTATTAAACCTGAAGTTTTGACTGAAGACAAACCAACAGAGGTCATATCAGCACCTGAGCCAGAGGAGATTGAATCTCCTGTCTCGGCAGAGGTTGTTTCAAAGCCTGAGGCTGATGAGCTTACTCCTGCAAAGGTATTATCTCCATTAACCGAGGTTACCCCTAGTGAACCTGAAGCTTTGACTGAAGACAAACCAACTGAGGTTATATCAGCACCTGAGCCAAAAGAGATTCAATCTCCTATATCAGAGGATATATCTGAAACTGAGGCTCATGAGCCTCCACCTGAAGAAGATATGTCTCAACTATCTGAGGTGACCCCCGGTGAACCTGAAGCTTTGACTGAAGATAATCGAACAGAGGTCATATCAACACCTGATCCAAAGGAGATTCAATCTCCTGTGTCAGATGAGGTATTAGAACCTGAGGCTGAAGAGCCATCACCCGAACAGGTACCATCTCCACTCTCTGAGTTTACCCATAGTGAACCTGAAGTTTTGATTGAAGACAAACAGACGCAGGTTATAGCAATACCTGAGCCAAAGGAGATTGAAACTCCTATCTCAGAGGATGTATCTAAAACTGAGGCTGAAGAGCCTTCACCTGAAGAAGATACTTTTCAACTATCTGAGGTGACCCCTGGTGAACATGATGCTTTgactgaagataaaccaactGAGGTCATATCAGCACCTGAGCCAAAAGAAATTCCATCTCTTGTGTCGGATGAGGTATTGGAACCTGAGGCTGAAGAGCCATCACCCGAACAGGTACCATCTCCACTCTCTGAGTTTACCCATAGTGAACCTGAAGAGGCTAAGGAGCCTTCACCTGAAGAAGATACATTTCAACTATCTGAGGTGACCCCTGGTGAACATGAAGCTTTgactgaagataaaccaactGAGGTCATATCAGCACCTGAGCCAGAGGAGATTGAATCTCCTGTCTCGGCAGAGGATGTTTCAAAGCCTGAAGCTGATGAGCTTACTCCTGCAAAGGTATTATCTCCATTATCCGAGGTTACCCGTAGTGAACCTGAAGCTCTGACTGAAGACAAACCAACTGAGGTTATATCAGCACCTGAGCCAAAAGAGATTAAATCTCCTATATCAGAGGATATATCTGAAACTGAGGCTCATGAGCCTTCACCTGAAGAAGATATGTCTCAACTATCTGAGGTGACCCCCGGTGAACCTGAAGCTTTGACTGAAGAAAATCGAACAGAGGTCATATCAGCACCTGATCCAAAGGAGATTCAATCTCCTGTGTCAGATGTGGTTTTAGAACCTGAGGCTGAAGAGCCATCACCTGAACAGGTACCATCTCCACTCTCTGTGTTTACCCATAGTGAACCTGAAGTTTTGATTGAAGACAAACAGAAGCAGGTTATAGCAATACCTGAGCCAAAGGAGATTGAAACTCCTATCTCAGAGGACGTATCTAAAACTGAGGCTGAAGAGCCTTCGCCTGAAGAAGATACTTTTCAACTATCTGAGGTGACCCCTGGTGAACATGATGCTTTgactgaagataaaccaactGAGGTCATATCAGCACCTGAGCCAAAAGAAATTCAATCTCTTGTGTCGGATGAGGTATTGGAACCTGAGGCTGAAGAGCCATCACCCGAACAGGTACCATCTCCACTCTCTGAGTTTACCCATAGTGAACCTGAAGAGGCTAAGGAGCCTTCACCTGAAGAAGATACGTTTCAACTATCTGAGGTGACCCCTGGTGAACATGATGCTTTgactgaagataaaccaactGAGGTCATATCAGCACCTGAGCCAAAAGACATTCAATCTCTTGTGTCAGATGAGGTATTGGAACCTGAGGCTGAAGAGCCATCACCAGAAAAGGTACCATCTCCAATATCTGAGGTTACCCCTATTGAACCTGAAGTTTTGACTGAAGACAAACCAACAGAGTTCATATCAGCACCTGAGCCAGAGGAGATTGAATCTCCTGTCTCGGCAGAGGATGTTTCAAAGCCTGAGGCTGATGAGCTTACTCCTGCAGAGGTACCATCTCCATTATCTGAGGTTACCCCTAGCAAACATGAAGCTTTGACTGAAGACAAACCAACTGAGGTTATATCAGCACCTGAGCCAAAACAGATTCAATCTCCTGTCGCAGATGAGGTATTGGAACCTGGGGCTGAAGAGCCATCACCTGATGAGGTATTATCTCCGCTATCTGAGGGCACCCCTAGTGTACCTGAAGATTTGACTGAAGGCAAACCAGCAGAGGTCATATTAGCACCTGAGCCTAAAGAGATTCAATCTCCTGTGTCAGATGAGGTATTAAAACCTGAGGCTGAAGAGCCATCACCTGAACAGGTACCATCTCCAATATCTGAGGTTACCCCTAGTGAACCGGAAGTTTTGATCGAAGACAAACCAACGCAGGTTATAGTAATAATACCTGAGCCAAAGGTGATTGAATCTCCTATCTCAGAGGAAATATCTGAAACTGAGGCTCATGGGCCTTCACCTGAAGAAGATAAGTCTCAACTATCTGAGGTGACCCCTGGTGAACCTGAAGCATTgactgaagataaaccaactGAGGTCATATCAGCACCTGAGCCAACAAGGATTCAATCTCCCATGTCGAATGAGGTATTAGAACCTGAGGCTGAGGAGCCATCACCTGAAGAGGTGTTATCTCCACTATCTGAGGGGACACCTAGTATACCTGAGGTTTTGACTGAAGACAAACCAACAGAGGTCATATCAGCACCTGAGCCAAAAGAGATTCAATCACTTTTGTCAGATGAGATATTACAATCTGAGGTTGAAGAGCCATCATTTGAACAGGTACCATCTCCAATATCTGAGGTTACCCCTGGTGAACCTAAAGCTTTGACTGAAGACAAACCAACTGAGGTCATATCAGCTCCTGAGCCAAAAGAGATACAATCTGCTGTCTCGGAGGATGTTTCAAAACCTGAGGCAGATGAGCTTACTCCTGGGGAGGAAGCATCACCAATTATTAAGGTTATCCCTGGTGAACCTGAAGCTTTGACTGAAGAGAAACCAACAGATTTTCTATCAGCACCTGATCCAAAGGAGATTCAATCTCCTATCTCGGAAGATTTATCTATAACTGAGGCTGATGCGCTTACTCCTGCAGAGATACCATCTCCATTATCCAAGGTTACCCCTAGAGAACCTGAAGCTTTGAGTGAAGACGAACCAACTGAGGTTTTATCAGCACCTGAGCTAAAACAGATTCAATCTCCTTTCTCAGATGAGGTATTGGAACCTGAGGCTGAGGAGCCATCACCTGAACATGTATCATCGCCAATATCTGAGGTGACGCCTAGTGAACTTGAAGTTTTGACTGAAGACAAACCAATAGCGGTCGTATCAGCACCTGAGCCAGAGGAGATTGAATCTCGTGTCTCGGCAGAGGATGTTTCAAAACAGGAGGCTGATGAGCTTACTCCTGCAAAGGTATTATCTCCATTATCCGAGGTTACCCCTAGTGAACCTGAAGCTTTGACTGAAGACGAGCCATCTGAGGTTATATCAGCTCCTGAGCCAAAACAGATTCAATCTCTTGTCTCTGATGAGGAATTAAAACCTGAGGCTGATGAGCTTACTCCTGGGGAGGAAGAATCTCCAATTATTGAGATTACCCCTGGTGAACCTGAACCTTTgactgaagataaaccaacaGAGATTATATCAGCACCTGAGCCAAAAGAGATTCAATCTCCTGTCTCAGATAAGGTATTGAAACCTGAGGTGACCCCTGGTGAACATGATGCTTTgactgaagataaaccaactGAGGTCATATCAGCACCTGAGCCAAAAGACATTCAATCTCTTGTGTCAGATGAGGTATTGGAACCTGAGGCTGAAGAGCCATCACCAGAAAAGGTACCATCTCCAATATCTGAGGTTACCCCTATTGAACCTGAAGTTTTGACTGAAGAAAAACCAACAGAGGTCATATCAGCACCTGAGCCAGAGGAGATTGAATCTCCTGTCTCGGCAGAGGATGTTTCAAAGCCTGAGGCTGATGTGCTTACTCCTGCAGAGGTACCATTTCCATTATCTGAGGTTACCCCTAGCGAACATGAAGTTTTGACTGAATACAAACCAACTGAGGTTATATCAGCACCTGAGCCAAAACAGATTCAATCTCCTGTCGCAGATGAGGTATTGGAACCTGGGGCTGAAGAGCCATCACCTGATGAGGTAATATCTCCACTATCTGAGGGTACACCTAGTGTACCTGAAGATTTGACTGAAGGCAAACCAGCAGAGGTCATATTAGCACCTGAGCCTAAAGAGATTCAATATCCTGTGTCAGATGAGGTATTAAAACCTGAGGCTGAAGAGCCATCACCTGAACATGTACCATCTCCGATATCTGAGGTGACGCCTAGTGAACCCGAAGTTTTGATCGAAGACAAACCAACGCCGGGTATAGCAATACCTGAGCCAGAGGAGATTGAATCTCCTGTCTCAGAGGATATATCCAAAACTAAGGCTGAAGAGCCTTcacctgaaaaaaatatgtCTCAAATATCTGAGGTGACCCCTGGTGAACCTGAAGCTTTGACTCAAGATAAACTAACAGAGGTCATATCAGCACCTGAGCCAAAAAAGATTCAATCTCTTGTGTCGGATGAGGTATTGGAACCTGTGGCTGAAGAGCTATCGCCAGAACAGGTACCATCTCCAATATCTGAGGTTACCCCTATTGAACCTGAAGTTTTGACTGAAGACAAACCAACAGAGGTCATATCAGCACCTGAGCCAAAAGAGATTCAAACTCCTGTGTCAGATGAGGTTTTAGATCCTGAGGCTGAAGAGCCATCACCTGAACAGGTACCATCTCCACTCTCTGAGGTTACCCCTAGTGAAGCTAAAGTTTTGACTGAAGACAAACCAACACAGGTTATATCAGCACCTGAGCCAAAAAAGATTGAATCTCCTGTGTCAGCAGAGGATGTATCAAAACAGGAAGTGGATGAGCTTACTCCTGCAGAGGAAGCATCTCCAATATCTGTGGTCACCCCTGTTGAACCTGGACCTTTGACTGAAGACAAACCAACTGAGGTTATATCAGCACCCGAGCCAAAAGAGATTCAATCGGCTGTCTCAGAGGATGTTTCAAAACAGGAGGCTGATGAGCTTACTCCTGTCAAGGTATTATCTCCATTTTCTGAGGTTACCCCTAGCGAACCAAAGGTGATTGAATCTCCTGTCTCAGAGGATATACCTAAAACTGAGGTTGAAGAGCCTTCACCTCAACTATCTGAGGTAACCCTTGGTGAACCTGAAGCTTTAACTAAAGATAAACCTACTGAGGTTATAATAGCGCCTGAGCCTAAAGATTATCAATCTCCTGTGTTGGATGAGGTATTAGAATCTCAGGCTGAAGATCCATCACCTGAAGAGGTGTTATCTCCACTACCTGAGATCACCCCTTGTAAACCTGAAGTTTTGACTGAAGACAAACATGCAGAGGTTATAATAGCACCTGAGCCAAAGGAGATTCAATCTCCTGTGTCAGATGAGGTGTTAAAACATGAAGCTGAAGAGCCATCACCTGAACAGGTACCATCTCCAATATCTGAGGTTACCCCTGTTGAACCTGAAGCTTTGACTGAAAAGAAACCAACAGAGGTTATATTAGCACCCGAGTCAAAAGAAATTCAATCTCCTGTCTCAGATGAGGTATTAATACCTGAGGTGGAAGAGCCTCCGCCTGAACAGGTAATATCCTCATTATCTGAGGTCACCCCTAGTGAGCCTGAAAGTTTCACTGACGACAAACCAACCGAGGTGATATCACCACATCAGCCAAAAAAGATTCAATCTCCTGTCTCAGAGGATGTAACAAAACCACCACCAGACACCAAACCTACTGACCGAGATAAGTTAATTTACGATACAGATTCTTTGGAGATCCCCGCTGTAGACCACACTGAAGAGGTTATCATAGCTAAAAATGATACTCTGAAATGCGTTACTACTGTGGAATTAGCTGTGGAAGTCAATGATGTCCAAGAGCAACCCAAACATGTTGCTGGAGTCAACATTATGCTTGTCAGCACTGAGCCCAAAGATCATGATTCCACAAAATCTCATTTTAGGTCATCATTTTATCGAAATGTAGaggaatttgatgaaatacacATATGTGTTCCCTACCCTGAACATTATGCAACTGAAATTTCGTTAATTCCATTTATAAATGTGATGTCTGAGATTCCTCAGAGACATATCAGTGAATTAGTTCTTACACAGACCGATGCTGATGCACCATCTGTAGATCATAGTGAGGAAACAAGAAGCATATCACGGACCAGTATTGATCTCTCTGTCACATCCTCAGTATCTCCATCCTCTGAAAAGTCTAGTCCGATTGACAGTATTCCATTACAGCCATCAGATTCAGTGACAGTTATGAAATCTGAACTCCATGCACCacgtttaacagttgaaaaggTTGTACTATCTAGTTGCACTAGTGAAAGTGACTCCACTGAAACTGAAAGCCTCATTGAGCCTCTTAGGATAACTCATAATATTGATCATTCTGAAAGATTTGTTCAAACATCACGTTCCACTATATATGTTCCAGAAAAAAAGCGACAAACTTTGACCACCTACAGCAACCTCCTCTATGAAATCTCACCCGACCAACTTCCCCAGACAGAGAGATCAGAGGCTGGACTGAAGGTAGCATTAGAACAAATAACTGTTCATCCAGGATTACAAAAAGTCATCGGAGCAGAGAGGGGAGAGTCTGATATCATAGTTGCTGGATCTGGTGTTCTGAGAACTAGTTTACCAAAAGAGTCTTTAGCTCATATTGTGCAATGTATTCAAACCTCACCACAAGAACATATAAAATCTGATCACTCTACTCGCATACACTCCTCTGCACATCCAAAACCAACGGTCCAACGTTCAGCCCAGTACTCTGGAGAAGCGGGCATATTCTTCTCTCATCATGAGCGCGATATGGAACTAACTGAGGCGTATTATTCCTGGGGTAGAGAACTTGTGATACAAGAAGGTTCAACGTATAACACTCGTGATATTGTAACCGATACGGAATATACTGATGTTGTTGAATGTGAACGTTCCGAAAATGTAATTGTGTCTGAGCCAAAAACTGGTCTCATTCAAATCGATGAAACTATTATGGCTGAGTCCGAATTAGAGCGTCGGAAATCATTGGCATTTCTTGTCGATAAATACAATAAGTCTGGTGAATACAGTGTCAATGGACAAAAAAGTTCTGATTCTCAGTTAGATGTTAATATCGAGGCCTCTTCAATATCTGTGGGTGAGAGTCAGACATTCCCAGACCATGAATCTTGTGATAAAGAAAACGATTCCAAACCTGCTAAGGAAAAGTcacagaaaaagaagaaaaaacatGTCGAGCAGGTGGCTGGATCTAGTAGTCCAG CCATGCATGATGACACGGGATTCGATCAAGATACTATCGGTGCTGAAG